One Sulfolobus sp. S-194 DNA segment encodes these proteins:
- a CDS encoding universal stress protein, whose product MTEPTYTVSFWLRKILVPIDGSENSFRALDLAIDFAMRYGSQISIIHVCEECNEQAIKEKVEKRVNGRVDYEFKIIKYSSKESSISNEILRFLSENSYDAVILGARGLSINSDINIGSIALSISVNAPTTVILVR is encoded by the coding sequence ATGACTGAGCCTACATATACCGTAAGTTTCTGGTTAAGAAAAATTTTAGTTCCGATAGACGGTTCAGAAAATAGTTTTAGAGCTTTAGATTTAGCTATAGACTTTGCCATGAGATATGGTTCTCAAATCTCAATTATTCATGTATGTGAAGAGTGTAACGAACAAGCAATAAAAGAAAAAGTGGAAAAAAGGGTTAACGGAAGAGTAGATTATGAGTTTAAAATAATAAAATACTCAAGTAAAGAAAGTAGTATAAGCAATGAAATATTGAGATTTTTATCAGAAAATTCCTATGATGCAGTTATATTAGGTGCTAGAGGATTATCAATAAATAGTGATATAAATATTGGATCAATTGCTTTATCTATCTCAGTAAATGCACCAACAACAGTTATA
- a CDS encoding phosphorylating glyceraldehyde-3-phosphate dehydrogenase, whose amino-acid sequence MEKVKVAVNGYGTIGKRVADAVRLQPDMELIGIGKTSPNYEAIIADKKGIKIYTVKDNISKFEKSGIKVAGTIEDMVKEADIIVDTTPNGVGATYKPLYQSLGKNALFQGGEKADVADISFSALCNYDDAKGKKYIRVVSCNTTGMLRIICTMNKISKVEKVRATIVRRAADPKEVKRGPINSIVPDPASVPSHHAKDVLTVLKGIDIVTMAVIAPTTLMHLHTMVLTVKDKVNKDDIINTFLNTPRIVLVNSSRTTVSSTAEIIEVSRDMGRVRYDIPEVVVFEDSIYTNGNEVFLMYGVHQESIVVPENIDAIRASLGIMGKEESIKVTNDTLGIMKGYLI is encoded by the coding sequence GTGGAAAAAGTTAAGGTAGCTGTAAATGGTTACGGGACTATTGGAAAAAGAGTCGCTGATGCGGTAAGATTACAACCAGACATGGAATTAATAGGAATTGGCAAAACATCGCCAAACTATGAGGCAATAATTGCTGATAAAAAAGGTATAAAAATATACACAGTAAAGGATAATATTAGTAAATTCGAAAAATCTGGAATCAAAGTTGCAGGCACTATTGAAGATATGGTAAAAGAGGCTGATATAATAGTAGATACTACTCCAAACGGAGTTGGAGCAACATATAAACCTTTATATCAAAGTCTCGGAAAGAACGCTTTATTTCAGGGTGGAGAAAAAGCTGACGTGGCAGATATATCATTCTCCGCCTTATGTAACTATGATGATGCTAAAGGTAAAAAATATATCAGAGTTGTCTCATGCAACACAACTGGGATGTTAAGAATAATATGTACAATGAATAAGATTAGTAAAGTTGAGAAAGTTAGAGCTACAATAGTGAGAAGAGCTGCTGACCCTAAAGAGGTTAAAAGAGGTCCTATAAACTCTATTGTTCCAGATCCAGCAAGTGTACCTAGTCATCATGCTAAAGACGTTCTTACTGTATTAAAAGGAATTGATATAGTTACAATGGCTGTTATTGCTCCCACAACTTTAATGCATTTACATACAATGGTTTTAACAGTGAAAGATAAGGTTAACAAAGATGACATTATTAACACTTTCCTTAATACTCCTAGAATAGTCTTAGTTAATTCCTCACGTACAACAGTTTCTTCTACTGCTGAAATTATTGAAGTTTCAAGAGACATGGGTAGAGTTAGATATGACATCCCAGAAGTTGTTGTATTTGAAGATTCTATCTATACCAATGGGAATGAAGTATTCTTAATGTATGGTGTTCATCAAGAGTCTATAGTAGTCCCAGAGAATATCGATGCTATTAGGGCTTCCCTTGGAATTATGGGAAAGGAGGAATCAATTAAAGTTACAAATGATACTTTAGGAATTATGAAAGGGTATTTAATATGA
- a CDS encoding phosphoglycerate kinase, producing the protein MIKVADLNIPVIEDFDINGRKVLLRIDINSPVDRKTGKLLDDSRIKAHAETIRELLDKQNSVVIISHQGRPGDDDFISLEEHSKILSKYVGREIEFVDDVIGPYARERISKLGKGEAILLENVRIVSEELIEAPPQQQSKTFLVKKLAPLVDFYINDAFATAHRSQPSLVGFPLVKPSAAGRIMEKEVSALSKIFNKEDSPKIFVLGGSKVSDTLKIIEHLAKNRVADRILTGGLVAELFAVAKGINLGKPNMQVLENKGLLSLIPRARKILLSGAPIEIPVDFTVEKPSGELSNEPENNVSGIIKDIGNTTIEIYSSFIKEGKVITLRGPMGVIEDERFRIGTKSLLKASIESPGYVIIGGGHMISMLDKDVEINPNKIHVSTGGGALLLFLAGDKLPALEALHMSWVMQSGKS; encoded by the coding sequence ATGATAAAAGTGGCTGATCTTAATATTCCTGTTATAGAAGATTTCGACATAAATGGTAGAAAAGTTTTACTAAGAATAGATATAAATTCGCCCGTAGATCGAAAAACTGGTAAATTATTAGATGATTCTAGAATTAAGGCACATGCTGAAACAATTAGAGAATTACTCGATAAACAAAATTCTGTAGTAATAATTTCCCACCAAGGTAGACCTGGAGATGACGATTTTATTTCTTTAGAAGAACACTCTAAAATCCTTTCTAAATATGTTGGTAGGGAAATTGAGTTTGTCGATGATGTTATAGGTCCTTATGCTAGAGAAAGAATATCTAAACTAGGTAAAGGAGAAGCTATCCTATTAGAGAATGTTAGAATTGTGTCTGAAGAATTAATAGAGGCTCCTCCACAACAACAATCTAAAACTTTTTTAGTAAAAAAATTAGCCCCATTAGTCGATTTTTACATTAACGATGCTTTCGCAACAGCACATAGAAGTCAACCAAGTCTAGTAGGATTTCCTTTAGTAAAACCCTCAGCTGCAGGAAGAATAATGGAGAAAGAAGTTTCTGCATTATCCAAGATCTTTAACAAGGAGGACTCCCCCAAAATATTTGTTTTGGGAGGAAGTAAGGTTAGCGATACATTAAAGATAATTGAACACCTAGCAAAAAATAGAGTTGCTGATAGAATATTAACTGGCGGTTTAGTAGCAGAACTATTTGCTGTTGCAAAAGGTATAAATCTAGGTAAGCCTAATATGCAAGTCTTAGAGAATAAAGGTCTTCTTAGTCTAATTCCGAGAGCTAGAAAAATCTTGCTATCCGGGGCACCTATAGAAATCCCTGTTGACTTTACAGTTGAAAAGCCTAGTGGAGAATTAAGCAATGAACCAGAGAATAATGTAAGTGGTATTATAAAAGATATTGGGAATACTACTATTGAAATTTATTCTTCTTTTATTAAGGAAGGCAAAGTTATTACATTAAGAGGGCCTATGGGAGTCATTGAAGATGAAAGATTCAGGATTGGCACTAAAAGTTTACTAAAAGCCTCTATTGAAAGCCCAGGATATGTAATTATTGGCGGCGGTCATATGATAAGTATGCTTGATAAAGACGTAGAAATAAATCCAAATAAAATTCATGTATCTACCGGAGGAGGAGCGTTGCTTTTATTTTTAGCTGGTGATAAGTTACCAGCATTAGAAGCTTTACATATGTCATGGGTGATGCAAAGTGGAAAAAGTTAA
- a CDS encoding DUF434 domain-containing protein, translated as MAYEDYKYLLNRGYNRKPALDLVTARYNLSKKERLLLYRCTHSDKEIEEIKRKIVINPAEIAIDGYNIAITLLSAIYEDEIFLCDDGFYRDLGLGKRKHDPEIFEALILVNEYLNHKNVKSVILLDSQISKSGELASKLRKLGVNVEVVNKTDKMLLLRKEVIVSNDFLILNKAERIYDLLGEIIKNICNIKVFKIPPT; from the coding sequence ATGGCCTATGAGGATTATAAATATTTATTGAACAGGGGATATAATAGAAAGCCAGCCTTAGATTTAGTTACCGCTAGATACAACTTAAGTAAAAAGGAAAGGCTTTTATTATACAGATGTACTCATTCTGATAAAGAAATAGAAGAGATAAAAAGAAAAATAGTTATTAATCCAGCTGAAATAGCAATTGATGGATATAATATAGCAATAACACTGCTTTCTGCTATTTATGAAGATGAGATATTTTTATGTGATGATGGATTTTATAGGGATTTAGGATTAGGAAAAAGAAAACATGACCCAGAAATATTTGAGGCGCTCATTCTTGTTAATGAATACTTAAATCATAAAAATGTAAAATCCGTAATTCTCCTAGACTCTCAAATAAGCAAAAGCGGAGAATTAGCTTCCAAGCTTAGAAAACTAGGAGTCAACGTTGAAGTTGTAAATAAAACAGATAAAATGTTATTACTTAGGAAAGAAGTAATAGTAAGTAATGATTTCTTGATTTTAAACAAAGCAGAAAGAATATATGATCTTTTGGGAGAAATAATAAAGAATATATGTAATATTAAGGTTTTCAAGATACCCCCAACATAA
- the alaS gene encoding alanine--tRNA ligase — translation MVQVNENEYRLKFFLNNNYNRKICQVCQTPFWTKDKERNVCADIPCTDYYFFDLNIKSSPLSVREARQKFLKFFEKKGHTIIPPKPVLARWREDLYLTIASIVDFQPFVTSGIVPPPANPLVLSQPCIRLEDIDNVGVTFGRHLTTFEMAAHHAFNYPDKQIYWKDETVELSKEFFVEEIGIPEEELNFKESWWEGGGNAGPSFEVTVGGLELATLVFMQYEIKDGNYVPLKLKIVDTGYGVERIAWFTQKTPTAFHAIYGNLVYIFFNKIGAPLVDDELLKIAAILAGRIDPDKPETIKRHREEVAKKLGLDLKYVDQELTRAARVFQVLDHTKTIALMLADGLVPSNSGEGYLGRLLIRRALRVLRLLGSDIKLYELVKEQIEYWREDFPQLLKNKDYILDVVNLEQERFNETLSKISVTASSLSRRKEISVDDLVKLYDSNGIPPDLLVEEIRKINPEIKVEIPYNFYGLVAKRHQTAPLKDTKREKLPKDVIDLAEKLPITKKLYYEDQYRRSFTAKVVSVYKNYLVLDQTTFYPEGGGQIGDTGIIKDEKGNAYQVIDTQKVKDVIFHILDKEPSLKEGDQIYGEIDWQRRYRIMKHHTVTHVILSAARKVLGEHVWQAGAEKTPQKGRLDITHYKLPTEEEIKKIEDLANYVINDRRPVRPLIINRTEAEMKYGVSIYAGGVPEGADVRLIEIKDWDIEGCGGTHLSNTSEIGAVKIINVEKIQDGVIRLEYVAGDVVAQYARQEEDKLKEISKQLSTSPEQIEVRLKRFLEEYKEKEELLNQYRKIMLQEIENISKKETVNGITIYIINLFDEELRKEVMRKLTMNQKSVVINISNKGNNNVVEIATSNDLRVDKIIDALRREGGKGGGKGTYGSITTQLNTDKIVNTIKSTISNGL, via the coding sequence ATGGTTCAAGTTAATGAAAATGAATACCGCTTGAAATTCTTTTTAAATAATAATTATAACAGAAAGATTTGTCAAGTTTGTCAAACACCATTCTGGACTAAGGATAAAGAAAGAAACGTTTGTGCAGATATACCTTGTACTGATTATTATTTTTTTGATTTAAATATTAAGAGCTCCCCTTTGAGTGTAAGAGAAGCAAGACAAAAATTCCTCAAATTCTTTGAGAAAAAAGGACATACAATCATTCCACCCAAACCAGTATTAGCACGATGGAGAGAGGACTTATACCTTACAATAGCAAGTATAGTTGATTTTCAACCCTTTGTAACTAGCGGAATAGTACCACCACCAGCAAACCCACTAGTTCTCTCACAACCTTGTATTAGATTAGAAGATATAGATAATGTGGGAGTAACGTTTGGAAGGCATTTAACTACGTTCGAAATGGCCGCACATCATGCCTTCAACTATCCAGATAAGCAAATATACTGGAAAGATGAAACAGTTGAATTATCAAAGGAGTTCTTTGTAGAAGAAATAGGTATACCAGAAGAGGAATTAAACTTCAAAGAGTCGTGGTGGGAAGGAGGAGGAAACGCTGGCCCATCATTTGAAGTAACTGTAGGTGGATTAGAGTTAGCAACATTAGTATTTATGCAATATGAAATAAAAGATGGTAACTACGTACCTTTAAAATTAAAAATAGTTGATACGGGTTATGGAGTAGAAAGAATAGCATGGTTTACCCAAAAAACTCCTACAGCATTCCATGCAATTTATGGTAATTTAGTGTATATTTTCTTTAATAAGATTGGTGCTCCTCTAGTAGATGATGAATTATTAAAAATAGCAGCAATACTTGCTGGTAGAATAGACCCCGATAAACCAGAAACAATTAAAAGACACAGAGAAGAAGTAGCAAAGAAACTTGGATTAGATTTAAAATACGTAGATCAAGAACTAACAAGAGCTGCTAGGGTATTCCAGGTATTGGACCATACTAAAACGATAGCGTTAATGCTTGCCGATGGTCTTGTTCCATCGAACTCTGGAGAAGGATACTTAGGAAGATTATTGATTAGAAGAGCATTAAGGGTGCTAAGATTATTAGGTAGCGATATAAAACTTTATGAATTGGTTAAAGAACAAATAGAATATTGGAGGGAAGATTTTCCACAGTTGTTAAAGAATAAAGATTATATTCTTGATGTAGTTAACTTAGAGCAAGAAAGATTTAACGAAACATTATCAAAAATATCAGTTACAGCTTCTTCTTTATCTAGGAGAAAAGAAATTTCAGTGGATGATTTAGTAAAACTTTATGATTCAAACGGTATTCCACCAGACTTACTAGTTGAAGAAATAAGAAAAATAAACCCAGAAATAAAAGTTGAAATACCTTACAATTTCTATGGCTTAGTAGCAAAAAGACATCAAACCGCACCATTAAAAGATACTAAAAGAGAGAAATTACCTAAAGATGTTATTGATTTAGCAGAAAAACTACCCATTACCAAAAAATTATATTATGAAGATCAATATAGAAGATCCTTTACCGCTAAAGTAGTTAGTGTGTATAAAAACTACCTTGTGCTCGATCAAACTACATTCTATCCAGAAGGAGGAGGACAAATAGGAGACACGGGAATAATTAAGGATGAAAAAGGAAACGCTTACCAAGTGATTGATACACAAAAAGTAAAAGATGTTATATTCCATATACTCGATAAAGAACCTTCTCTAAAAGAAGGGGATCAAATTTATGGAGAAATAGATTGGCAAAGGAGATATAGAATAATGAAACACCATACAGTAACTCATGTAATTCTTTCTGCAGCTAGAAAAGTCCTAGGAGAACATGTATGGCAAGCAGGAGCAGAAAAAACACCACAAAAAGGAAGATTAGATATAACACATTATAAATTGCCTACCGAAGAAGAGATCAAGAAAATAGAAGATCTAGCTAACTATGTGATAAATGATAGGAGGCCCGTAAGGCCTTTAATAATAAACAGAACTGAGGCAGAAATGAAATATGGTGTTTCAATTTATGCTGGCGGAGTTCCTGAAGGAGCTGATGTAAGACTAATCGAAATAAAGGATTGGGATATTGAAGGATGCGGAGGAACCCATTTATCTAACACTTCAGAAATAGGTGCAGTAAAAATAATCAACGTGGAGAAGATCCAAGATGGCGTAATAAGACTAGAATATGTTGCCGGAGATGTTGTGGCACAATATGCTAGGCAAGAAGAAGATAAATTAAAAGAAATTTCCAAGCAACTTTCTACTTCACCAGAACAAATAGAAGTAAGATTGAAGAGATTCCTAGAGGAATATAAGGAAAAAGAAGAATTACTGAATCAATATAGAAAAATTATGCTACAAGAGATAGAGAATATAAGTAAAAAAGAGACTGTAAATGGTATTACAATTTATATAATTAATCTGTTTGATGAAGAATTGAGAAAAGAAGTAATGAGAAAATTAACGATGAATCAAAAAAGTGTAGTTATAAATATATCTAACAAAGGAAATAATAACGTGGTTGAAATAGCTACATCTAATGACCTAAGAGTCGATAAAATTATCGACGCTTTAAGAAGAGAAGGAGGAAAAGGAGGAGGAAAAGGAACATATGGGAGTATAACAACACAACTAAATACTGATAAAATTGTCAATACAATTAAATCAACAATTAGTAATGGCCTATGA
- the rpl12p gene encoding 50S ribosomal protein P1 has protein sequence MEYIYASLLLHSAKKEINEENLKNVLTAAGITVDEVRLKAVVAALKEVNIDEVLKNAAAMPVAVAAAPAAAPAQQAEKKEEKKEEEKKGPSEEEIGGGLSSLFG, from the coding sequence ATGGAATACATATACGCTAGTTTACTCTTACACTCAGCCAAAAAGGAAATAAACGAAGAAAATTTAAAAAATGTATTAACAGCTGCAGGTATAACAGTAGATGAGGTAAGATTAAAAGCCGTAGTAGCTGCATTAAAAGAAGTAAATATTGATGAAGTACTAAAGAATGCTGCAGCTATGCCGGTAGCAGTAGCTGCAGCACCAGCAGCTGCACCAGCTCAACAAGCTGAGAAGAAAGAAGAAAAGAAAGAAGAAGAAAAGAAAGGACCAAGCGAAGAAGAAATAGGTGGAGGACTATCTTCCCTCTTTGGTTAA